The Triticum aestivum cultivar Chinese Spring chromosome 3A, IWGSC CS RefSeq v2.1, whole genome shotgun sequence genome includes a region encoding these proteins:
- the LOC123059708 gene encoding pectin acetylesterase 5, which yields MALGTTEPLLLQPPEQRRRPPDWLAWGLPAAVLILLLLSASGPLRPPLFRVPPPETVPLTLLAGAQEKGAVCLDGTPPGYHLQRGSGDGSNRWLIHLEGGGWCSTIKDCSNRRMYALGSSNFMKPMRFAGAGILGSDQLQNPDFYNWNKVFVRYCDGASFSGDAEGRAQDGSTLHFRGLRIYQAVIDELMEKGLANATQALLTGCSAGGLATILHCDDFSARFSLNVSVKCLADAGFFLDVKDISGKRSFWSVYDGVVHLQNVREVLPKDCLTNKEPTECFFPAELIKSIRTPMFILNSAYDSWQIRNVLVPVSSAPDKPWSSCKDNIRNCSSTQIKVLDGFRNTMVGAFKVVEYKEDWGLFIDSCFTHCQSLYGISWNSEISPRLGNKSIAEAAGDWYHGRSQGEKEIDCEYPCNPTCSGQLPP from the exons ATGGCGCTGGGGACAACCGAGCCGCTCCTCCTCCAGCCCCCGGAGCAGCGCCGGCGTCCGCCGGACTGGCTCGCGTGGGGGCTCCCGGCGGCAGTTCTGATACTGCTGCTACTCTCCGCCTCCGGTCCTCTCCGTCCGCCGCTTTTCCGCGTGCCGCCGCCGGAGACCGTCCCGCTGACCCTGCTCGCCGGCGCGCAGGAGAAGGGAGCGGTGTGCTTGGACGGGACCCCGCCGGGGTACCACCTGCAGAGAGGCTCCGGCGACGGATCCAACCGCTGGCTCATCCATCTAGAG GGTGGAGGCTGGTGCAGCACAATCAAGGATTGTTCCAACCGCAGAATGTACGCGCTCGGTTCATCCAATTTCATGAAACCGATGCGGTTTGCCGGTGCTGGGATCCTCGGCAGTGACCAGCTGCAAAATCCTG ATTTCTACAACTGGAACAAAGTGTTTGTGAGGTATTGTGATGGGGCGTCGTTTTCTGGGGACGCGGAAGGTCGAGCACAG GATGGAAGCACACTTCACTTCAGAGGATTGCGCATCTACCAAGCGGTTATTGACGAACTCATGGAAAAAGGACTTGCCAATGCTACACAG GCCCTCCTCACAGGCTGTTCTGCTGGTGGTCTAGCCACGATACTGCATTGCGATGATTTCAGTGCACGGTTTTCTCTCAATGTTTCAGTTAAATGCCTCGCTGATGCTGGTTTTTTTCTTGACGT AAAGGATATTTCTGGGAAAAGGTCCTTTTGGTCTGTCTATGATGGCGTTGTTCACCTCCAG AATGTTAGAGAAGTGTTGCCCAAGGACTGCCTTACCAACAAGGAGCCAACCGAG TGTTTCTTCCCCGCGGAGCTTATTAAGAGCATCCGGACCCCCATGTTTATTCTCAACTCGGCGTATGATTCATGGCAG ATACGAAATGTTCTTGTACCAGTTTCATCGGCTCCTGATAAGCCGTGGTCGAGTTGCAAGGATAATATCCGGAACTGCAGTTCCACACAAATCAAAGTCCTTGATG GCTTCAGGAACACAATGGTGGGTGCATTCAAGGTTGTCGAATATAAGGAGGACTGGGGATTGTTCATTGATTCATGCTTCACTCACTGCCAATCCCTATATGGCATCTCTTGGAATTCAGAAATCTCCCCGAGGCTTGGAAATAAG AGCATTGCAGAGGCCGCAGGAGATTGGTACCATGGAAGGAGCCAAGGAGAGAAAGAGATAGACTGCGAGTATCCATGCAATCCAACATGCAGCGGACAGTTGCCTCCATGA
- the LOC123059706 gene encoding pectin acetylesterase 5-like → MAPGTAQAEQLLLHTAQRRRARDCRHAWGLSAAVLLLLLPSAAGLLPPMMFCATQPETVPLTLLSGAQEKGAVCLDGTPPGYHLQRGSGTGANNWLIHLEGGGWCSTVKDCSSRRNSELGSSNFMKPILYAGILSSDQPLNPDFYNWNRVYVRYCDGGSFSGDAEGQAPDGSTLYFRGLRIYEAVIAEVMEKGLANATKVLLTGCSAGALATMLHCDDFSAKFAQEVSVKCLADAGFFLDVKDISGERTFWSVFDGVVQLQNIRNVLPKDCLAKKEPKECFFPAELIKSIHSPMFILNSAYDSFQVRYVLIPDSLAPDNSWLCCKHNIRNCNSTQMEFLNGFRNAMVDALKVVEDKEGWGLFIDSCFTHCQTVSDISWNSPFSPRLGDKTIAEAVGDWQCGCSERVKEIDCEYPCNPTCSRQLPP, encoded by the exons ATGGCACCAGGGACAGCCCAGGCCGAGCAGCTCCTCCTCCACACGGCGCAGCGCCGGCGTGCGCGGGATTGCCGCCATGCATGGGGCCTCTCGGCGGCagtcctgctcctgctgctgccTTCCGCCGCCGGCCTTCTCCCTCCTATGATGTTCTGCGCGACGCAGCCGGAGACAGTCCCGCTGACCCTCCTTTCCGGTGCGCAGGAGAAGGGAGCAG TGTGCTTGGACGGGACCCCGCCGGGCTACCACCTGCAGAGAGGCTCCGGCACCGGCGCAAACAACTGGCTCATCCATCTAGAG GGAGGAGGCTGGTGCAGCACCGTCAAGGATTGTTCCAGCCGAAGAAATTCCGAGCTCGGTTCATCCAACTTCATGAAACCGATATTGTATGCCGGGATCCTTAGCAGCGATCAGCCACTGAATCCTG ATTTCTACAACTGGAACAGAGTGTATGTGCGCTACTGCGACGGGGGATCATTTTCTGGGGATGCGGAAGGTCAAGCGCCG GATGGAAGTACACTTTACTTCAGAGGATTGCGCATCTATGAGGCAGTTATTGCTGAAGTCATGGAAAAGGGACTTGCCAATGCTACAAAG GTTCTTCTTACAGGTTGCTCTGCTGGTGCTCTAGCCACGATGCTACACTGCGATGATTTTAGTGCAAAATTTGCTCAGGAGGTTTCAGTTAAATGCCTTGCCGATGCTGGATTTTTTCTTGACGT AAAGGATATATCTGGAGAAAGGACCTTTTGGTCTGTCTTCGATGGTGTTGTTCAGCTCCAG AATATTAGAAACGTGTTGCCCAAGGACTGCCTTGCCAAAAAGGAGCCAAAAGAG TGTTTCTTCCCCGCTGAGCTTATAAAGAGTATCCACAGCCCAATGTTTATTCTCAACTCTGCATACGATTCTTTTCAG GTACGATATGTTCTCATACCGGATTCGTTGGCTCCTGATAATTCGTGGTTGTGTTGCAAACATAATATCCGGAACTGCAATTCCACACAAATGGAATTCCTTAACG GATTCAGGAACGCGATGGTGGATGCATTGAAGGTTGTCGAAGATAAAGAGGGATGGGGATTGTTCATTGATTCATGCTTCACTCACTGCCAAACGGTCTCTGACATCTCTTGGAATTCACCATTCTCCCCTAGGCTTGGAGATAAG ACAATTGCTGAGGCTGTAGGAGATTGGCAATGTGGATGTAGCGAAAGAGTGAAAGAGATTGACTGCGAGTACCCATGCAACCCAACATGCAGCAGACAGTTGCCGCCATGA
- the LOC123063724 gene encoding uncharacterized protein — MGDLACDSERVLMEGHGASSVCKDDMVLLEEALPPAGQTPGSCVELRHNLEGTHKQARDAGSLDTEVDTSGSPSSGIKRGKGGDGNSHAISNYSEPKSSSPYERLPSFPSTSRLLVSAMKGGRERSSGEASPTGARHVNWASDVYDPPVTSVDHTVKGHQQRSRSRKKDKGKQKQKQKKRKSRGNGKKSGLHDAAHNPPGKTTDISPSSPDELGLGEVEEAEVLDYSAFDSQEPKCGGGFPHEIAAARTCFPAAEAS; from the exons ATGGGTGATTTGGCTTGTGATTCTGAAAGAGTGCTCATGGAGGGTCACGGTGCCTCTTCTGTCTGCAAGGATGACATGGTTCTGCTAGAGGAGGCACTTCCTCCAGCTGGGCAGACTCCAGGTTCTTGTGTGGAGCTCCGTCATAACCTGGAGGGAACTCATAAACAAGCAAGGGATGCTGGTTCTTTGGACACTGAAGTTGATACCTCAGGTTCTCCCAGCTCAGGAATAAAGAGAGGCAAAGGAGGTGATGGAAACTCCCATGCAATCTCCAATTACAGTGAACCAAAGTCCTCTTCACCTTATGAGCGCTTGCCGTCCTTTCCG TCGACGTCAAGGCTTCTCGTCTCCGCTATGAAAGGAGGCCGTGAGAGAAGCAGCGGTGAAGCATCGCCAACTGGAGCCCGCCACGTGAATTGGGCCTCAGATGTATATGACCCCCCAGTCACCTCTGTCGACCACACGGTGAAGGGCCACCAGCAGCGCTCCAGGTCCAGGAAGAAGGACAAGGGCAAGCAGAAacagaagcagaagaagaggaagtCGCGCGGGAACGGCAAGAAGAGCGGCCTCCACGATGCCGCCCACAACCCGCCGGGTAAGACCACAGACATTTC GCCATCTTCGCCCGACGAACTAGGCTTAGGCGAAGTGGAGGAGGCCGAGGTGCTGGACTACAGCGCCTTCGACAGCCAGGAGCCCAAGTGCGGAGGCGGCTTCCCACACGAGATCGCCGCGGCGCGGACGTGTTTCCCCGCTGCCGAGGCGTCATGA
- the LOC123063723 gene encoding pectin acetylesterase 5, with protein MAAATEQLLLPQEQPRRRPPVWGLTVAALLLVLLLAATGPLRPRLFRAPPPAERVALTLLSGAKEKGAVCVDGTPPGYHLQRGSGDGADRWLVHLEGGGWCSTVKECSDSRLSTKGSSNFMKPIRFMGNGILGGDQLQNPDFYNWNKVYVRYCDGASFSGDAEAQAQDGTTLYFRGLRIYEAVIDELMEKGLTNATQALFTGCSAGALSMMLHCDDFRARFPQEVSVKCFADAGFFLDEKDISGKRSLWSLYGRVIHLQNVRKVLPKDCLANKEPTECFFPAELIKSIRTPMFILNPSYDSWQIRNVLVPDSSAPDKSWLSCKENIRNCNSTQVEVLDGLRNKMVNDLKVVEDKEDWGMFIDSCFTHCQSLSGVSWHSPTSPRLENKTIAEAVGDWHSGRSQGAKEIDCKYQCNPTCNSLPPPRDVTAFDHVEIY; from the exons ATGGCCGCTGCCACCGAGCAGCTCCTCCTCCCCCAGGAGCAGCCCCGCCGTCGCCCACCGGTATGGGGGCTCACGGTTGCTGCCCTTCTGCTGGTGCTGCTGCTCGCCGCCACCGGCCCTCTCCGTCCTAGGCTGTTCCGCGCGCCGCCGCCAGCAGAGCGCGTCGCGCTTACCCTCCTCTCTGGCGCGAAGGAGAAGGGTGCAG TGTGCGTGGACGGAACACCGCCCGGTTACCACCTGCAgaggggctccggcgacggcgccGACCGCTGGCTCGTCCATCTAGAG GGAGGAGGCTGGTGCAGCACAGTCAAGGAATGTTCTGACAGCAGACTGTCCACCAAAGGTTCATCCAACTTCATGAAACCGATACGGTTCATGGGTAATGGGATCCTCGGCGGCGATCAGCTACAGAATCCTG ATTTCTACAACTGGAACAAAGTCTACGTGCGGTACTGCGATGGGGCGTCGTTTTCTGGGGACGCGGAAGCTCAAGCACAG GATGGAACCACACTATACTTCAGAGGATTGCGTATCTATGAAGCGGTTATTGATGAACTCATGGAAAAAGGACTCACAAATGCAACACAG GCCCTCTTTACAGGCTGCTCTGCTGGTGCTCTATCCATGATGCTGCATTGCGATGATTTCCGTGCAAGATTTCCGCAGGAGGTTTCAGTTAAATGCTTTGCAGATGCTGGGTTTTTCCTTGATGA AAAGGATATATCCGGAAAAAGGTCCCTTTGGTCTCTCTACGGCAGAGTCATTCACCTCCAG AATGTTAGAAAAGTGTTGCCCAAGGACTGCCTTGCCAACAAGGAGCCAACCGAG TGTTTCTTCCCGGCAGAGCTTATCAAGAGCATCCGCACCCCCATGTTTATTCTCAACCCTAGTTATGATTCATGGCAG ATACGAAATGTTCTTGTACCTGATTCATCTGCTCCTGACAAGTCATGGTTGAGTTGCAAGGAAAATATCCGAAACTGCAATTCTACACAAGTTGAAGTCCTCGATG GATTAAGGAATAAGATGGTCAATGACTTGAAGGTCGTCGAAGATAAGGAGGACTGGGGCATGTTCATCGATTCATGCTTCACGCACTGCCAATCGCTCTCCGGCGTGTCTTGGCATTCACCAACCTCCCCGAGGCTTGAAAATAAG ACCATTGCAGAAGCTGTTGGAGACTGGCACTCTGGAAGGAGCCAAGGAGCGAAAGAGATTGACTGCAAGTATCAGTGCAACCCAACATGCAACAGTTTGCCGCCTCCACGAGATGTTACTGCATTTGACCATGTCGAGATCTACTAA